CGATTCAGCATGCGGCCACTGGTGGTAAGCAAATCGAAGGCGGCATCATGGCGCGTGTTAAAGGCACCATGGCCAAGCGTCACGATGCCAAGAACAGCGAATTCCCACTGACCAATCGCGAAATGCAAGTGCTTCGTCACTTGGCGTTGGGTCTGAGCAATCGCGAAATCGGTCGCTCGCTAAGCATCAGCATCGAAACGGTCAAAGAGCATGTTCAAAACATCCTCCGCAAGATCGACGTGACCGATCGCACCCAAGCCGCTGTCTGGGCAGTTCGCAAGGGTTTGGTCTAGTCACCATCTGAGTCAAAACCGCGCTTCAAACCGATTCAATATCCCCGCGTGATTCATGTGGGGATTTTTTATGCGCGGACGGAATTGCTAGACCGACGCGACTGGCTCGGTTACCGTTCAGGTGGTTCATGATGTCCCAATTTGCTCTCCCGTTCGCGAGTAATCTGAGCATGCCTCGGCTTCGTACTTTGTTGTTGCTCCTACTCCTTCCAGTGCACACGCTTTTCGCCCAGCAGCCATGGGTTCGCCACACGATCGATGACTCGTCGCAGGGAGCCGACGGCGTGCGTCCCGCTGATGTCAATGGCGATGGTCGACTTGATTTATGTGTCGGCTGGGAAGAAGGGAGCGTTGTCCGCGTTTATCTTCATCCTGGTCCTGGCCAAGTCACTTCCCCTTGGCCGGCCGTCACGGTGGGCAAAGTGAAAAGCCCCGAGGATGCGGTCTTTGTTGACGTGAATGACGATGGAGCGATCGACGTGGTTTCGGCGTGCGAAGGAAAGCAGCGAACGGTCTTCATGCACCTCGCCCCTTCCGATCCAAGTGCTTACCTCGATCCGCAAGCATGGCAAACCCAACCCCTGACATCATCCAAACAGCAAGCCCAATGGATGTTCGTTCTACCATGGCTTGGTGATGAAGGAGAAAAGCTGCGCTTGATCGCAGGTTCCAAAGGACCAGACGCTGCGATCGGCCAGTTCGCTCGACCATCTGACGCCCCAGCGACGTCAAACTTTGTTTGGACTAAGTTGGCAGACGCAGGCTGGATCATGTCGTTAATCGCCGAAGACATCGACAGTGATGGTCAGAAGGATTTGCTTTATAGCGATCGCAAAGGATCACGACGCGGAGTTTATTGGCTGAACCTGACAAGCCACGAAACAGGCGAAGCACGATTGATCGGCGGCAGCGACCGCGAGGTGATGTTCGCCGATGTTGCCGATATCGATGGAGACAACCGCCGCGATGTTATGGCCGCGACGCGGGACGGCGGTTTGCTAGTCTTTCGCCGAACCGGCGAGGCACCCAAGTTCGAAACAATCGAGATCCCTTTGCCAGAACGAACCGGCACTGGCAAATCGGTGAAGGGAGCGGATATTGATCTCGATGGTTCGATCGACCTCGTGTTCAGCTGCGAGAACTCCCAGAAGAAGCATGGCGTGATGTGGCTTAGTCGCCGACCAGGACAATCGTTGGAGAACAGTGTTTGGTCATCGCACCCGATTAGCGGCTACAAGGAAGGAATTAAGTTCGATCTGTTGCAACTGATCGATCTGGATGAGGATGGCGACCTCGATGTGCTAACCTGCGAAGAGCGCGATAACCTGGGCGTCATCTGGTATGAGAACCCGACGCGATAAAGGGTCGTCGGCTATCGTAAGCCTGGAATTTTGGGGATGTTCAGATCGTTCGCCGGGATGCCGGAAACACCAATCTCTTTTCCATCGAACAGCTCGAACTGACGTGTCTTGGGCCAGTACTGAATCTTGCCAGCCGTGGCGGTCGAACGCGTTCCACCAATTCGCTGCTGATAGGTTAGCTGCACGGCGTTGCGACCGTTACCGCTCATCGTGAGCATCTCTTTCGCCGTCGCATAGCTAATACGATCGGCCCAGGCACTGAACATGCTTCCTTGGACTTCGCCATTGCCCAATGCCAAGATCTCCGCACCCTTCATGTCCGAGTTTTGCGGATGCTGGACGATCGTTAGCTGATCGCAGCGGAGCGAAACAGTTGATGGATTCATCGCCGCTACGTTCTTCCGATCGATCTCTTCTTCCCACGACATAACCGGGCCGTAAACTGCTTGGTCGACCTTGTGGAAGGTGATCTCTTTGCGATGCATGTTACCACTGACGTGGCTCACGAAGTCGACCCGCACGTAGGTCAGGCCTTTTTCGGTTTGCGCAGCAGCAGGAGCTTGCTGCCCACCTGGCAACTGATTCGAGAAGTTGCCCACCATCACCGATTTGGCAACTCCCGGCCCTTGAGCACGTATGTCGCCGCTAACCTGATTGATCGACAACGTCTTTCCCTCAAACTCGTCGACCGAATGCAAAATGCCTTCCTCGACGTTGCGATTGTAAAGCTGGACGCCACCGGTGCACTCGACGAATTTGGCGCTTAGTTCCTTGTTCGGTGCCGCATCGGTGAAGCTGATTGGTCGGTTGAGAGTGATCGTCAGCTTGGCAGTCGTTAGCTGGCTTTGCCGGCCCTTGATTCGCACGGCACGATTGAAGGTGATTTGATCGTTCTGTGCTTCGAGGTTACCTTGCCACTGCACATTGAAGTACTCCGGCACGGCCAGTTTGCGACCTTGGAAATCACGATCCAGTGGGAAGATCAATTCCCCCGGACCTTCCGTCCAGACGCGTCCCTGGCGCTGATTGACGCGTAGCTGTCCGCTGAAAAGTTGCAAGCCACGTCCAGAAACAACCGCCGGCTGGCCGGTCACGTGGATCTCGGCGTTGTTGTCCGAGGCGTGTAGCAATTGCACCACGTTGCCGCGGACCATGAACGGATCGATCAGCTGGTCTCCTTCCGGCATCTCGGCCAACTGGACCTGACCTGTTACGGTGGCGTTTTCGAGATGCGACTTTTTTCCGTCGAAACGAACCACTAGCTGAATCAGTTCTCCGGAAAGTCGGAATCGTGTGGGATCTTCTTCCTCGGCCGTTTGCGTTGCTGGAGCCTGACCGATTGGCGCTCGCTGCTGAGGTGCCGTAGCGACAGAATCACGCGGGGCAGGGGGCGCCGGTTGAGCCGTCCCTTGGGCAACCGGAATCGCACTCGGCTGAACAACCGTTGACTGCGCGGCAGCGGGCAACCGGCCAGGTTCGTTGCCCAGCGGGGCTTGTGCTGGCGGTGATTGTGGTTCGTCGAACTCGAACCACGTTTTGATTTCGTTGGTCCGACCTACTAACTGCGGCGTATCGATCGCAATATGACCGATCCCGTGCAAGCGATGCGGAACCAGCTTCTGCTTCTTCGAATCTGGTGGCGTCACGTCTTGCAGGTAGACGAACAACTGGTCGCCATCGATCTGCCCCTTACCGTCCATCGAGACGCTAGCTCCTCCGTCGATGGCCACGGCATATTCACCGTTTTGTGGTTCGATACGGAACTCTTTTTGCCAGCTCAGCCGGCTCGTCTCTTGCGGGTTCGATTGATTTAGGTTGCCGGTGAATACGCCCGGCCCGGCCGACCAAACGCGTCCCAAATGCGAAGGGGTTTGCCCCAGTTCGTATTGAAGCCGAGGCGATTCGACTCGGTATTGATCTTTCGTCAGCACGGCCAGCGGCGAGCCAACAACTTCGATTCGCTTTTGAATCAAATCGTAGATCAGTTGTTTTCCCTTGGCCGTGGCCGAAACGCTGGTCGCGGTTAAGTTGAACGGACTGCCGACGGCGACCAAACGCTGCATCTTCAGCTTGCGCATCCCTTCCTTGCCCGAGGCGGCAGCCTCAGCAGCTGCGGGTGAATCAGAAGCTTCGTCCTGCTGAAAGTAGACCTCGAGAAGATCGGCTGTCAGTAAATCAGGTACGCCGGAGGCGACGAGGCGACGAACGTTCACTTGATCACGGAAAGTTGCCACGCGATGCGTACCATCGAAGACGAAAGGTCCGCTGCAACTAATCTCGACCGGAGCCGAAGCGTACATTTTGCTGGGCGTCTGCCGTTGGCCAGGGATCGCGGCGTCGTCTCCTAACAAGCCACGTCCTTCTGTCGAAAGCAAGATGCGGTCGACGTGAACCAGTTCCAATACCGAAAGACCGGAAATGTTTGGCCCTTTCGCCCCTGACTGTTTGGGACCTTCTTCAAACTGAGCGATCAAATGACGACCACTTCCTTGATGCTTACCCATTAAGAACTGGACATCCTTCTTCGTTTCAATCCGGTCAGTTGCCAGAAGCACATCGGACGTGATGATATCAAGTGGCTCGTGATTACCGTCGAGGCTTTTTCGCGTGATGGTCACGTTGTCTTGCAGTTGCCCACCGACCAGGTCACCAAACTTGGCAAACGCCAGATTCAGTTCCGAGAATTGCAGCAACGCCGAATCCGCATTCAGCACCACGACAGGCTTTTTCCAACGATCTTCTTCGTCTTCGTTCTCGAAGGCGATGATCGTGAGAGGCTTGAGTTCCAGACGGTTGTTGCCGACCTCACGGAAGTCTTTCATCAAGAGCATGATATTGTTGCTCTCGAGTACTTTGGTCCGACCAAGCTGCCAGCTGTTGGCGGGAAAGAACTGCGTCAGCTTTTGCTTCTGCTGATTTAGAAAGTCGCCGGTGATTAGTGTCGTCTTGGTGTCGTCCTCCAGAATCACTGGTTCCATCAACGGCACAACAACGGCTTGATAAGACGCGGTGATTGCCACCATCACACCAAACACCGCCGCCACGCGGATCGCTTGGGCGGTGAATGTGGGTGGTTGCCAGTTATCTTCCTGAACTGCGGTGGCCAACGTATGCTTCCGAGCTTAGTAGGTTTGAATGATGTCGTTCCAGACTTTCTTTGCCTTCAGGATCAATTCGACCACTTCGCGAATCGCTCCCTTGCCGCCGGGCGTTTTGGTAGTGTAGTCGGCAGCTGCTTTCACTTCGTCCGCCGCATCGGCGACGGCGATGCCCAGCCCCGCCAGGCGAATCACTCCCAAGTCGATCAAGTCATCACCGACGTAGGCAAGTTGTTTTGGCTGCAAGTTAAACTTTTGCAGCAACTCTTCCGCCACGGTCGCTTTGTCTTGGATCCCTTGTCGGACGATGTCCATCCCGAGTTCTTGGGCTCGCAGCCGCACGACTTGCGAATTCCGGCCGGTGATCACACCACATTTGAAGCCAGCCTGACGCCACAATCGAAGACCAAATCCGTCGCGAATGTGGAACTGTTTCGACTCGACCCCTTCATTGTTCAATATCACACCACCGTCGGTTAACACACCGTCGACATCGGTGATCAACAGTTCGATGGCTTGGCATTTCTGTTCCAGGTTCATTTACGCCCCTTGCTCGTCTTGGTTCGGAAAACGGATTTTTAAAGTCGGCGGTCCGACCGGTTCGTCCTGCGTGTCGGTATCGGCCGGCACGTGCCCCACCATATCCGTTACATCCAACATACCAAGCGGTCGCCCTTCGTGATCGATGACAGGGAGCTCGCTGATTTTGTCATCTGCCAGCCGGTTGAGGGCCGCTTGAAAACGCGTTCCGATTGTGGTCGTCTTCGGACGACGTGTCATTACGCTGGCAATTGGGCGTTCGATATCGACCGGTTCGTCCTGCTCGAACAATCGAGCCAGATCGCTATCGGTGAAGATTCCGGACAGTCGTCCTTCGCTATCGGTCAACATCACGGCGCCTGTTCGGCGACCAGTAACGCGGACCGTACGAAAGACTTCGCGAATGGTAAGCTGATCGGAAGCCACGCGGCACTGAGCCAAGGGACGCATCTTTTCTTCCACAAATGCCAACCGCCGTCCCAAACTGCCGCCAGGATGATAGCGAGCGAAGTCTTCTGGACGGAAACCGCGATGCTGACTCACCGTGATCGCCAACGCATCCCCCATCGCCAGCATGGCCGCAGTGCTTGCCGTCGGGGCGAGGTTCAAAGGACAAGCTTCGATAATACCGCCCAGTTCGAGGACGACCTTTGCGGCCTGACCAAGTCTGTTTTGAGCCGAGGAAGTGATCGCAATGATTGGGGCGCCGAGACCTTGGATCATCGGCAACAACCGGACGATCTCTTCCGTTTCCCCACTTTGCGAAAGCATGAGTACGATATCTCGATCGCCGACACGTCCCAGGTCGCCATGAATGGCCTCGGCGGGATGCAGGAAATGGCTCCGTGTTCCCGTGGATGCCAAGGTCGCAGCCAGCTTGGTGCCGACATGCCCTGCCTTACCAATGCCGCATACCACGATGTCGCCCTGGCAATTGAGCATCATCTCGACCGCATGGGCGAAACGCTCGTCAAGGGTCTCGGCCACGCGCAGCATCACCTCGGCTTCATGCCGGATAGTCGATTGCCCTTGGGCAATCCAATGCGTTGATGATGGGGTGATCTCTTGCTGACGAATGGGAGAATTCATGACGCTCGTCTTCCTTGACTTGGCCACTTCAATGGGGGGCCTGCTCGATATTTGCAGACCCAAGCGGAGCGATTCTACGAGTTTTCGCCAATCACCTCAACAGA
The genomic region above belongs to Blastopirellula marina and contains:
- a CDS encoding FG-GAP repeat domain-containing protein, with the protein product MPRLRTLLLLLLLPVHTLFAQQPWVRHTIDDSSQGADGVRPADVNGDGRLDLCVGWEEGSVVRVYLHPGPGQVTSPWPAVTVGKVKSPEDAVFVDVNDDGAIDVVSACEGKQRTVFMHLAPSDPSAYLDPQAWQTQPLTSSKQQAQWMFVLPWLGDEGEKLRLIAGSKGPDAAIGQFARPSDAPATSNFVWTKLADAGWIMSLIAEDIDSDGQKDLLYSDRKGSRRGVYWLNLTSHETGEARLIGGSDREVMFADVADIDGDNRRDVMAATRDGGLLVFRRTGEAPKFETIEIPLPERTGTGKSVKGADIDLDGSIDLVFSCENSQKKHGVMWLSRRPGQSLENSVWSSHPISGYKEGIKFDLLQLIDLDEDGDLDVLTCEERDNLGVIWYENPTR
- a CDS encoding KdsC family phosphatase, with the translated sequence MNLEQKCQAIELLITDVDGVLTDGGVILNNEGVESKQFHIRDGFGLRLWRQAGFKCGVITGRNSQVVRLRAQELGMDIVRQGIQDKATVAEELLQKFNLQPKQLAYVGDDLIDLGVIRLAGLGIAVADAADEVKAAADYTTKTPGGKGAIREVVELILKAKKVWNDIIQTY
- a CDS encoding SIS domain-containing protein yields the protein MNSPIRQQEITPSSTHWIAQGQSTIRHEAEVMLRVAETLDERFAHAVEMMLNCQGDIVVCGIGKAGHVGTKLAATLASTGTRSHFLHPAEAIHGDLGRVGDRDIVLMLSQSGETEEIVRLLPMIQGLGAPIIAITSSAQNRLGQAAKVVLELGGIIEACPLNLAPTASTAAMLAMGDALAITVSQHRGFRPEDFARYHPGGSLGRRLAFVEEKMRPLAQCRVASDQLTIREVFRTVRVTGRRTGAVMLTDSEGRLSGIFTDSDLARLFEQDEPVDIERPIASVMTRRPKTTTIGTRFQAALNRLADDKISELPVIDHEGRPLGMLDVTDMVGHVPADTDTQDEPVGPPTLKIRFPNQDEQGA